From a region of the Sphingopyxis sp. YR583 genome:
- the rodA gene encoding rod shape-determining protein RodA codes for MIPVPPAIQRIPWKLIAILSGITGFGLLVLYSAAGGNWSPWALQQGVRFLVFLSVAMVIGRFPIRIFEDFAYIAYIGILVLLIAVELLGFVGGGSQRWLNLGFMNLQPSELMKVAIVVALARFYAQLPPGNTRTFTALWPALVMIGLPAALVMLQPDLGTALAICIGGVVVMFCSGLPFWWFGSTAAAGIAALPVLFSFLHDYQQKRVLIFLDPESDPLGAGYHISQSKIAIGSGGIGGKGFLNGSQSHLDYLPEGHTDFIFATMAEEWGLIGGLALLFGFFLLLRWSTRVALKARTRFGQLTAAGLTMTIFFYIAINLMMVMGLAPVVGIPLPLFSYGGSSMLTIMTCVGIMLAIENDSKTGTRRFH; via the coding sequence ATGATCCCCGTGCCACCCGCCATCCAGCGCATCCCGTGGAAGCTGATCGCCATCCTTTCGGGCATCACCGGGTTCGGCCTGCTCGTGCTCTATTCGGCGGCGGGCGGCAACTGGTCGCCATGGGCCCTGCAGCAGGGGGTGCGCTTCCTTGTCTTCCTTAGCGTCGCGATGGTGATCGGACGCTTTCCGATCCGGATCTTCGAGGATTTCGCCTATATCGCCTATATCGGCATATTGGTCCTGCTGATCGCGGTCGAGCTTCTGGGTTTCGTCGGCGGGGGCAGCCAGCGATGGCTCAACCTCGGCTTCATGAATCTCCAGCCGTCCGAATTGATGAAGGTCGCGATCGTCGTTGCGCTGGCGCGCTTTTATGCGCAGTTACCGCCCGGAAACACACGCACCTTTACCGCGCTATGGCCAGCGCTGGTGATGATCGGCCTTCCCGCCGCGCTTGTCATGCTGCAACCCGACCTCGGCACCGCGCTCGCCATCTGCATCGGCGGGGTGGTCGTGATGTTCTGCTCGGGCCTGCCCTTCTGGTGGTTCGGCAGCACCGCGGCCGCCGGGATCGCGGCGCTCCCCGTGCTCTTTTCCTTCCTCCACGATTATCAGCAAAAACGCGTCCTGATCTTCCTTGACCCCGAGAGCGATCCCTTGGGCGCCGGCTATCATATCAGCCAGTCGAAGATCGCGATCGGTTCGGGCGGCATCGGCGGCAAGGGCTTCCTCAACGGATCGCAAAGCCATCTCGATTACCTGCCCGAAGGCCATACCGACTTCATCTTCGCGACGATGGCGGAGGAATGGGGGCTGATCGGCGGGCTTGCGCTGCTGTTCGGCTTCTTCCTGTTGCTGCGCTGGTCTACGCGCGTCGCATTGAAGGCGCGCACGCGCTTCGGGCAGCTCACCGCCGCCGGCCTCACGATGACGATCTTCTTCTACATCGCGATCAATCTAATGATGGTGATGGGTTTGGCGCCGGTGGTCGGCATCCCGCTGCCGCTCTTCTCCTATGGCGGCTCGTCGATGCTGACGATCATGACCTGCGTCGGCATCATGCTGGCGATCGAAAATGACAGCAAAACGGGTACGCGCCGTTTTCACTGA
- a CDS encoding NAD(P)/FAD-dependent oxidoreductase has product MGRKLAAPPSVWAAPVATPRAPLKGSHQCDLVVVGGGLVGLTAAKVASQYGLCVMLVEADSVGSGASGANAAGVAPIWGAQTPDGLIAEVGAERAAILNQALAIAGSALVEQARAIPFDCGTVGGGYLALAAKANTAATFVNLVEQWKRAGADVTLLGKSLADHVDSPRYVEAMLFASGGTLNPRAYAEGLARLCEDQGVRIFEQSRVTGMQRQRGRWSIESASGRIEAATAVLAVHGAASSGWDLDQMGWRVDCQLIGSAPLSDAQRKALPTAPTFADLDDASVFGGTVAADGRLIATVLPGPGRPSLAEAAEIYSAKLARAFPDMTLPLWESMDCGHILLTPAKVPRLIQLGEGLYAGQGCNGFGLCAGTLLGEDLARLAIRRPEISHRFPLETPRISKLARIAPILARLAAPVVRRFS; this is encoded by the coding sequence ATGGGTCGGAAATTGGCAGCGCCGCCGAGCGTATGGGCGGCGCCGGTCGCGACGCCGCGTGCACCGCTCAAGGGCTCCCATCAATGCGATCTTGTCGTGGTCGGCGGCGGGTTGGTTGGGCTGACCGCAGCCAAGGTCGCGAGCCAATACGGCCTGTGCGTGATGCTGGTGGAGGCAGACTCCGTCGGTAGTGGGGCATCGGGCGCCAACGCAGCGGGCGTCGCGCCGATCTGGGGCGCTCAAACCCCGGACGGGCTGATCGCGGAAGTGGGCGCCGAACGCGCAGCTATCCTCAACCAAGCGCTTGCGATCGCCGGTTCGGCATTGGTCGAGCAGGCGAGGGCGATACCGTTCGACTGCGGCACGGTTGGCGGGGGTTATCTTGCGCTTGCGGCAAAGGCGAACACCGCCGCGACCTTCGTGAACCTCGTCGAACAATGGAAGCGGGCAGGGGCGGACGTGACGCTGCTCGGCAAGTCGCTTGCCGATCACGTCGATAGTCCGCGTTATGTCGAAGCGATGCTTTTTGCTTCCGGGGGCACATTGAACCCGCGCGCTTATGCCGAGGGGCTGGCGCGGCTATGCGAAGATCAAGGTGTGCGTATCTTCGAGCAAAGCCGTGTCACGGGCATGCAGCGGCAACGCGGGCGCTGGTCGATCGAAAGCGCGAGCGGACGGATCGAGGCGGCAACCGCCGTGCTTGCCGTGCATGGCGCTGCGAGCTCCGGATGGGATCTCGATCAGATGGGCTGGCGGGTCGATTGCCAGCTGATCGGATCGGCGCCGCTGAGCGATGCACAGCGCAAAGCGTTGCCTACTGCACCGACATTTGCCGATCTGGATGATGCGTCGGTTTTCGGCGGCACTGTCGCAGCCGATGGGCGGCTGATCGCGACAGTGCTTCCGGGACCGGGAAGACCCTCGCTTGCGGAGGCGGCGGAGATTTATTCGGCCAAGCTGGCGCGGGCGTTTCCGGACATGACGCTGCCGCTATGGGAAAGCATGGACTGCGGCCATATTCTCCTCACGCCTGCAAAGGTGCCACGACTCATTCAACTGGGAGAGGGGCTTTATGCGGGACAAGGCTGTAATGGCTTCGGCCTGTGCGCAGGAACACTTCTCGGCGAGGATTTGGCGCGGCTTGCTATTCGTCGACCGGAGATTTCGCATCGCTTCCCCTTGGAAACGCCCCGCATCTCCAAGCTAGCCCGTATTGCGCCAATATTGGCCCGATTGGCGGCGCCGGTAGTTCGGCGATTCTCCTGA
- the mrdA gene encoding penicillin-binding protein 2, whose protein sequence is MPKKKSPPITEAWRGITFTRRALVVGGAQAAVGVALAARMAYISVIDNDRYVLESESNRVNLTLIPPRRGWIVDRNGKALANNRVSLRIDIIPDRLHNKEMVLGQLQTLLRLDGDAMERINRDLKAASGFQPVAIKEDMTEAEYSSILVRLPELPGIAPQRGFARNYPTGAAVGHLIGYVGAPNAEEYQKVKDPLYITPGYKIGKDGLEKYFQDMLKGKPGARRVEVTARGKVVRDLSTQADVQGKTVHLTIDADLQEFVARRMGRESGAAVVIDCHNGDILSFVSMPSFDPNSFSDGISNSEYSWLRGDDHQPLINKATRGLYPPGSTLKPMAAIAAIEHGIDPSERHTCIGGYRLGSRFFRCLGTHGSVDMATAIMKSCNSYFYWVAHRLGYDAIAPTAKLLGLGEEFQLAGSNQRFGTIPDSAWKMRKYDQQWSASDSLNAVIGQGYVSVNPLQLAVMTARIASGRRLYPRLVNRQFKNEPLPFSAEALATARHGMDLVVNGPGGTAGRSKLPLDGIAMAGKTGTAQVRGLNTGNGKGGTWKFRDHGLFVGFAPVDNPRYATAVVIEHGMGGSRAAAPVAKDFMTFLFDREKAMEALETFEAGWGGTIKERMDRDYAAWKAGASKPDPEPAQ, encoded by the coding sequence ATGCCGAAGAAGAAGAGTCCGCCGATTACCGAAGCCTGGAGGGGCATAACCTTCACCCGCCGTGCACTGGTCGTCGGCGGCGCGCAGGCGGCGGTCGGCGTCGCGCTCGCGGCGCGCATGGCTTATATTTCGGTTATCGACAACGACCGCTATGTACTTGAATCGGAAAGCAACCGCGTCAATCTGACGCTGATCCCTCCGCGTCGTGGCTGGATTGTCGACCGCAACGGCAAGGCGCTCGCCAACAATCGCGTGTCTCTGCGCATCGACATCATTCCCGACCGCCTGCACAACAAGGAGATGGTGCTGGGACAGCTCCAGACCTTGCTGCGGCTCGACGGCGACGCGATGGAACGGATCAACCGCGACCTGAAGGCAGCGTCCGGGTTTCAACCGGTCGCGATCAAGGAAGACATGACCGAGGCCGAGTATAGCTCGATCCTCGTCCGCCTGCCCGAACTGCCCGGCATCGCGCCGCAGCGCGGTTTCGCCCGCAATTATCCGACGGGCGCGGCGGTCGGCCACCTCATCGGCTATGTCGGCGCCCCGAACGCCGAGGAATATCAGAAGGTCAAGGATCCGCTCTACATCACGCCGGGGTACAAGATCGGCAAGGACGGGCTGGAGAAATATTTCCAGGACATGCTGAAGGGCAAGCCCGGTGCCCGCCGCGTCGAGGTCACGGCGCGCGGCAAGGTGGTGCGCGACCTTTCGACGCAGGCCGACGTGCAGGGCAAGACGGTCCATCTGACGATCGACGCCGACCTGCAGGAATTTGTCGCGCGGCGCATGGGGCGCGAGTCGGGCGCGGCGGTCGTCATCGACTGCCACAATGGCGACATCCTCTCCTTCGTCTCGATGCCGAGCTTCGATCCGAACAGCTTTTCGGACGGCATCAGCAATTCGGAATATAGCTGGCTGCGCGGCGACGATCACCAGCCCCTGATCAACAAGGCGACGCGCGGCCTCTATCCGCCGGGGTCGACGCTGAAGCCGATGGCCGCGATCGCTGCGATCGAGCATGGCATCGATCCGAGCGAGCGGCATACGTGCATCGGCGGTTACCGGCTTGGCAGCCGCTTCTTCCGCTGTCTCGGCACGCATGGCAGCGTCGACATGGCGACCGCGATCATGAAAAGCTGCAACAGCTATTTCTATTGGGTCGCGCACCGCTTGGGCTATGACGCCATCGCTCCCACTGCAAAGCTGTTGGGACTGGGCGAAGAGTTCCAGCTCGCGGGCAGCAACCAGCGTTTTGGCACCATTCCCGACAGCGCCTGGAAAATGCGGAAATATGATCAGCAATGGTCCGCTTCGGATTCGTTGAACGCGGTCATCGGTCAAGGCTATGTCAGTGTGAACCCGCTTCAGCTTGCCGTGATGACGGCGCGGATCGCGTCGGGACGCCGTCTCTACCCGCGCCTCGTCAACCGGCAGTTCAAGAATGAGCCCCTGCCCTTCTCCGCCGAGGCGCTCGCGACCGCACGCCATGGCATGGATCTTGTCGTCAACGGCCCGGGCGGGACCGCCGGGCGCAGCAAATTGCCCCTCGACGGCATCGCTATGGCGGGCAAAACGGGCACCGCGCAGGTCCGCGGGCTCAACACCGGGAACGGTAAAGGCGGCACCTGGAAATTCCGCGATCACGGCCTGTTCGTCGGTTTCGCGCCGGTCGACAATCCGCGCTATGCGACGGCGGTCGTGATCGAACATGGTATGGGTGGGTCACGCGCCGCGGCGCCGGTCGCCAAGGATTTCATGACGTTTCTCTTCGACCGCGAAAAGGCGATGGAGGCCCTTGAGACCTTCGAGGCCGGCTGGGGCGGCACGATCAAGGAACGCATGGACCGCGATTATGCGGCATGGAAAGCCGGTGCATCGAAACCCGATCCGGAGCCCGCGCAATGA
- a CDS encoding Rieske 2Fe-2S domain-containing protein: protein MTAHVRDLEDMFNGQQAAVELLDRRRHGRGVTYEGQDDQFSQNWYPLCRSTDVAAGGVLGRNFLDGRVVVYRSEDGIPNVVSAYCPHNGADLSIGKVAGDRLVCAFHHWEFGMDGKCARTATNDPLTGAMRVFRYPVQERFGLIWAFNGEEALYDLPDLGFPDEELAFHAEIPHLDLLADPWVFMCNTTDFNHINIVHGIEIEGDATNDIDWHEYGYNYNLKGRFRETGAAIEYKVGIHGNNIFYQMGSVNGRWFAFLYPCGIHRPGTLRSYFVIATQKSDGTPEDDKRVQETLDFAQALEIAVVDQDVEILNTIRFTRGMLTRSDKALGRFVDYLKTFPRAHPGADYIR from the coding sequence ATGACGGCGCATGTTCGCGATCTCGAAGATATGTTCAACGGCCAGCAGGCGGCGGTCGAATTGCTCGATCGTCGCCGCCACGGCCGCGGCGTAACCTATGAAGGGCAGGATGACCAATTCTCGCAAAACTGGTATCCGCTGTGTCGGTCGACCGACGTTGCCGCTGGGGGCGTCCTCGGACGCAATTTCCTGGATGGCCGTGTGGTGGTCTATCGCAGCGAGGACGGCATCCCGAATGTCGTCAGCGCCTATTGCCCGCACAATGGCGCCGATCTGTCGATCGGCAAGGTGGCGGGCGACCGACTGGTCTGCGCTTTTCATCATTGGGAGTTCGGCATGGACGGCAAGTGCGCCCGCACGGCCACCAACGACCCGCTGACCGGCGCAATGCGCGTTTTCCGCTATCCGGTGCAGGAACGCTTCGGTCTGATCTGGGCGTTCAATGGCGAGGAAGCGCTGTACGATCTTCCCGACCTCGGTTTTCCCGACGAGGAACTCGCCTTTCACGCCGAGATACCCCACCTCGACCTGCTCGCCGATCCGTGGGTGTTCATGTGCAACACCACCGATTTCAACCATATCAATATCGTGCACGGCATCGAGATCGAGGGCGACGCCACGAACGACATCGACTGGCATGAATATGGCTATAATTATAATCTGAAGGGCCGGTTTCGTGAGACGGGCGCGGCCATCGAATATAAGGTCGGCATCCACGGCAATAACATCTTCTATCAGATGGGCAGCGTGAACGGGCGCTGGTTCGCCTTTCTCTATCCGTGTGGCATCCACCGGCCCGGAACGCTCCGCAGCTATTTCGTGATTGCGACGCAAAAGTCAGACGGCACGCCCGAAGACGACAAGCGCGTGCAGGAAACGCTCGATTTTGCGCAAGCGCTCGAAATCGCGGTGGTCGATCAGGACGTCGAGATCCTCAATACCATTCGCTTCACGCGCGGCATGCTTACCCGCAGCGACAAGGCGCTTGGCCGGTTCGTCGATTATCTGAAAACCTTCCCGCGTGCCCATCCCGGCGCCGACTATATCCGCTGA
- a CDS encoding SRPBCC family protein — MLSVEIARRIGAPADKAWEFTGDFSGNVLTRGYVARVEATGRGIGALRTYHLDPAIGGGSVVERLIELDNVERVMGYDMVDYGPLPWAGYRGRIQVVPAGPDACMFHIRTQFIPVDPDQSEELRGLSRGNIEKYIANLEAALGL, encoded by the coding sequence ATGCTTTCGGTAGAAATTGCGCGGCGCATTGGGGCACCTGCGGACAAGGCCTGGGAGTTCACAGGCGACTTTTCGGGCAATGTGCTGACCCGCGGCTATGTCGCGAGGGTCGAGGCAACCGGCCGGGGGATCGGGGCGCTGCGCACCTATCATCTCGATCCGGCGATCGGCGGCGGGTCGGTGGTCGAGCGACTGATCGAACTCGACAATGTCGAACGGGTGATGGGCTATGACATGGTCGATTACGGCCCGCTGCCATGGGCCGGTTATCGCGGGCGCATCCAGGTGGTGCCAGCTGGCCCAGACGCCTGCATGTTCCATATCCGCACCCAGTTCATCCCGGTTGATCCCGACCAGAGCGAAGAACTTCGGGGCCTGTCGCGCGGCAATATCGAGAAATATATCGCCAATCTCGAAGCCGCCCTCGGTCTCTGA
- a CDS encoding EF-hand domain-containing protein: MRLTIVPVMTGVAILMASNAMNPVQAQPVEIDGLPAVLLDRLGSGRTYEQYVSELVNRVRQSDRNGDGLDADDVAFVAAERTARDRAGAISEVLRKDYDGDQRVTLAELNRGIRNRNPNGRDEAAELLRRFDSDHDDAITIAEVVATTWDRGDGERLAALVALDPNRDGKLAPIEMRLLAQAAFERIDSDGDGEISKAEFTVIAAQHKKANFELNAVACPLPPVPAKAQLIVYGGRAQALSSVAIGDRDTVTGLINVEIEPGSTPLYLVLTSHDSTLWRFSGATDRVVHAVLSSVTASAGAISASGALGLPASKLTISRAGCPEPLRTMEEYQAGKTRAAVKASLGRTPDLMLAHPQVQQLSLPSGQVVVADERQAKVPLGFDSERWILAARDWEAGVAFVNPRQVVAKAPVEKYLVYPDEVGLSQLIGEGALIKVGLDRYRIVRPIPHLPSYMSGGQSVTLIVAQGVPVPAGDPGYSCIMSEETGKPLSRNCRSN, encoded by the coding sequence ATGCGTTTGACAATTGTTCCTGTGATGACCGGCGTTGCAATCCTCATGGCCAGCAATGCAATGAATCCGGTCCAAGCTCAGCCGGTTGAGATAGACGGCCTCCCCGCAGTTCTTTTGGATAGATTGGGGTCGGGCCGCACGTACGAACAATATGTGTCCGAGTTGGTGAATCGCGTGAGACAAAGCGACCGGAACGGCGATGGCCTCGATGCCGACGATGTCGCTTTCGTGGCCGCAGAACGCACCGCGCGAGACCGTGCTGGTGCCATCTCAGAAGTCTTGAGGAAGGACTACGACGGCGATCAACGCGTGACACTTGCCGAACTGAATCGGGGCATACGCAATCGAAATCCGAACGGCCGCGATGAAGCGGCGGAGTTGTTGCGGCGTTTCGATAGTGATCATGATGACGCCATCACCATCGCTGAGGTTGTTGCAACCACATGGGACCGCGGAGATGGTGAACGCCTTGCAGCATTGGTAGCGCTCGATCCCAATCGCGATGGCAAGCTTGCGCCGATCGAGATGCGGTTGCTTGCGCAGGCCGCCTTTGAGCGCATCGACAGCGATGGCGACGGCGAAATTTCCAAGGCCGAGTTCACGGTGATCGCGGCGCAGCATAAGAAAGCGAACTTCGAGCTTAATGCCGTGGCTTGTCCTCTACCTCCCGTTCCGGCGAAGGCTCAGCTCATTGTATACGGCGGACGGGCTCAAGCGCTGTCCTCTGTGGCGATCGGGGATCGCGACACGGTTACCGGACTCATCAATGTAGAGATCGAACCTGGTAGCACGCCATTGTATCTTGTGCTGACGTCACATGATTCTACGCTTTGGCGATTCAGCGGCGCGACAGACAGGGTCGTCCACGCTGTCCTGTCATCAGTAACGGCAAGCGCAGGCGCTATCTCGGCGTCGGGCGCGCTTGGGCTTCCCGCGTCAAAGCTCACCATCTCTCGCGCGGGATGCCCGGAACCTCTACGAACCATGGAGGAGTATCAGGCAGGAAAGACGCGCGCTGCTGTAAAGGCTTCGCTCGGGCGCACGCCCGATCTCATGCTGGCGCACCCCCAGGTGCAGCAATTGTCGCTGCCTTCCGGTCAAGTCGTCGTCGCGGACGAGCGCCAGGCAAAGGTGCCTTTAGGTTTCGATTCTGAAAGATGGATACTGGCAGCTCGAGATTGGGAGGCAGGCGTTGCTTTTGTGAACCCGCGACAGGTCGTGGCGAAAGCGCCGGTTGAGAAGTACCTAGTTTATCCGGATGAAGTTGGCCTCTCACAGCTTATTGGAGAGGGCGCTCTCATAAAAGTGGGCCTCGACCGATATCGTATAGTGCGCCCCATTCCCCATCTGCCCTCGTACATGTCGGGGGGACAATCGGTCACGCTCATCGTAGCGCAAGGGGTGCCGGTCCCGGCCGGGGACCCAGGATACAGCTGCATCATGTCGGAAGAAACGGGGAAGCCTCTTAGCCGAAATTGTCGCTCAAACTAG
- a CDS encoding TonB-dependent receptor: MNFRTSLLGGLLGSACLFCGTAVAAQEAEGINDGNEIIVTARQRSENLQQVPDSITAFSAQAIEEAGIRSIDDVTALMPNISLVDAQDAGTVAISIRGIGQVRNGEAPVALVIDGVQMTSADMIKQALFDLEQIEVLKGPQGALYGRNAIGGAINITTRRPTNDLEGRIGIDYANGDDRRLSGSLSGALVPDLLLFRIAADYRKFDGVFHNVTLNRKVDFVEDLNLRGRLILTPVDRLTIDLRGAYGDLKGGASWYIPLPDGQPNNTSVPIQNDFLGTSPRKTKDGSLKIDYEFDPFTVTSVSAYNDTNIDLLEDLDWTPASLLGARQIRGYESFSQEFRFSSPSSQRLRWTAGAYLLDAKKSIDTIILLSPDATASGLPPSAYLPLPVAGADEDILTKAAYAQINYNATDAIELTAALRYDHDRRTQTDRLGGGAVRKTSFDEWQPKLSVKYSPSPDHMVYVTAARGFRSGGFNPPTGVFPEIYRPEVADTLEIGTKNSLADRKLTLNAAAFFMKYKDQQVFVLNVADQGIENVAKTDIFGFEVEAQARPSRNLQFGASLGFIDTKIKDFDGTALFRGNKVPLTYRWSYTLFGQYKAEVSADADIIARVDYSGRSGNYWHIDNADRQDAVHLVNARLTYDTKRYSIGLYVTNLFKERYTEEFFAKEFSASANDIRYPGQPRRYGVAATFNF; encoded by the coding sequence ATGAATTTTCGAACGTCTTTGCTCGGCGGCTTGCTCGGCTCTGCCTGTCTGTTTTGTGGCACCGCTGTTGCGGCACAAGAAGCGGAAGGGATCAACGACGGCAACGAGATTATCGTGACCGCGCGGCAGCGTTCTGAAAATCTGCAACAAGTTCCGGACTCGATCACCGCCTTTTCGGCGCAGGCGATCGAGGAAGCGGGTATCCGCAGCATCGACGATGTGACTGCGCTGATGCCGAACATCTCGCTGGTCGATGCGCAGGACGCAGGCACGGTCGCGATCAGCATCCGCGGCATCGGTCAGGTCCGCAACGGCGAAGCGCCCGTCGCGCTGGTCATTGACGGCGTGCAGATGACGTCGGCCGACATGATCAAGCAGGCGCTGTTCGACCTGGAGCAGATCGAAGTACTCAAAGGGCCGCAGGGCGCGCTTTACGGTCGTAACGCGATTGGCGGCGCCATCAACATCACAACCCGGCGTCCGACCAACGATCTGGAGGGCCGGATCGGTATCGACTATGCGAATGGCGACGACCGGCGTTTGTCGGGTTCGCTGAGCGGCGCGCTGGTTCCCGATTTGCTGCTGTTCCGGATCGCGGCGGACTATCGCAAGTTCGACGGGGTCTTTCACAACGTCACGCTCAACCGCAAGGTCGATTTCGTCGAGGATCTGAACCTGCGCGGCCGTCTGATCCTGACCCCGGTCGACCGCCTGACCATCGACCTGCGTGGCGCTTATGGCGATCTCAAGGGGGGTGCATCCTGGTATATCCCGCTTCCCGACGGTCAGCCTAACAACACAAGCGTTCCGATCCAGAACGACTTTCTGGGCACCAGCCCCCGCAAGACCAAGGATGGGTCGCTGAAGATCGATTATGAGTTCGACCCGTTCACGGTCACGTCGGTCAGCGCCTATAACGACACGAATATCGACCTGCTGGAAGATCTAGACTGGACTCCCGCGTCGCTTCTGGGTGCGCGCCAGATCCGCGGATATGAAAGCTTCAGCCAGGAATTCCGCTTTTCGTCGCCTTCGTCGCAGCGGCTTCGCTGGACGGCCGGTGCCTATCTGCTCGACGCGAAAAAGAGTATCGACACGATCATCCTGCTGTCGCCCGATGCGACGGCCAGCGGACTGCCGCCTTCGGCTTATCTGCCGCTGCCGGTCGCCGGGGCCGACGAGGATATCCTGACGAAGGCTGCTTATGCGCAGATCAACTATAATGCGACCGATGCGATCGAACTGACGGCAGCGCTGCGGTACGATCACGACCGTCGGACGCAGACCGACCGGCTGGGTGGCGGCGCGGTTCGCAAGACGAGCTTTGACGAATGGCAGCCGAAGCTGTCGGTGAAATACAGCCCGTCGCCGGACCATATGGTCTATGTGACCGCGGCGCGCGGGTTCCGCAGCGGTGGCTTCAATCCGCCGACCGGTGTTTTCCCCGAAATCTATCGCCCCGAGGTTGCCGATACGCTGGAGATCGGAACCAAGAACAGCCTCGCCGACCGCAAGCTGACGCTCAATGCCGCGGCCTTCTTCATGAAGTATAAGGACCAGCAGGTATTCGTCCTCAACGTGGCGGATCAGGGCATCGAGAATGTCGCGAAAACCGATATCTTCGGCTTTGAAGTGGAGGCGCAGGCGCGACCCTCGCGCAATCTGCAATTCGGTGCGTCGCTGGGCTTCATCGATACCAAGATCAAGGATTTCGACGGCACGGCGCTGTTTCGCGGTAACAAGGTGCCGCTGACCTATCGCTGGTCCTATACGTTGTTCGGGCAGTATAAGGCCGAAGTCAGCGCCGATGCCGATATCATCGCGCGCGTCGATTATTCGGGCCGTTCGGGCAATTACTGGCACATCGACAATGCGGACCGCCAGGACGCCGTCCATCTGGTCAACGCGCGCCTGACTTACGACACGAAGCGTTATTCGATCGGGCTCTATGTCACCAATCTGTTCAAGGAACGCTACACCGAGGAATTCTTTGCCAAGGAATTCTCGGCCTCTGCGAACGACATTCGCTATCCGGGCCAGCCGCGTCGCTACGGCGTTGCCGCGACCTTCAATTTCTGA
- a CDS encoding rod shape-determining protein MreD produces MNQKGPRLGEPASLWRMRIVPIASVMFASALPLMLPLIANSPVLPPLGLLFFLCWQLLRAEMWPVWIGLPLGLWDDLFSGAPIGTAMGLWTVASIAIAYSSQRIYWRGFFHDWAIAAASVAIIQSLAALITHPHAATGRVLGLVVPQIIISALLVPLFMRLTGKFDNFRLKRR; encoded by the coding sequence ATGAACCAAAAAGGTCCGCGCCTCGGCGAACCGGCATCGCTGTGGCGAATGCGCATCGTTCCGATCGCGAGCGTGATGTTCGCATCCGCGCTGCCGCTGATGCTGCCGTTGATCGCCAACTCGCCGGTGCTGCCACCGTTGGGACTGCTCTTTTTTCTGTGCTGGCAGTTGCTGCGCGCCGAAATGTGGCCGGTGTGGATCGGCCTGCCGCTCGGCCTGTGGGACGATCTGTTCAGCGGCGCGCCGATCGGGACCGCGATGGGGCTATGGACGGTCGCCAGCATCGCGATCGCCTATTCGTCGCAGCGAATCTATTGGCGCGGCTTCTTCCACGACTGGGCGATCGCCGCCGCATCGGTCGCGATCATCCAGTCGCTCGCCGCGCTGATCACCCACCCACACGCCGCGACTGGCCGCGTGCTCGGCCTCGTCGTGCCGCAGATCATCATCTCGGCTCTGCTCGTCCCGCTGTTCATGCGCCTCACCGGCAAGTTTGACAATTTCCGCCTGAAACGCCGATAG
- the mreC gene encoding rod shape-determining protein MreC, whose translation MVRPAHRRPGQSRKAQYSLFVAYVIAVTGAVAGLLLAILSVVDPVGFAQLRVASQEITAPIARGTRSVIGSISGIDDTVGAYVSAGTQNRRLRKELADTRRELVATSSLQEENRQLKTLLKLQETDKTALANGYLLTSTSTSSKRIALLSIGRNLGVAAGQPVRGADGLIGRVLGAGPSVSQVLLLTDVDNIVPVRRARDGLPALASGRGNGDLDVRTLNIANNPFKPGDILVTSGTGGLYPPNIPVAIVVRRQDDGALARPLADPGKVDAVSVLRPYTPDNIEAQGLPGPATPPAVAPAVTKAP comes from the coding sequence ATGGTCCGCCCGGCACATCGACGTCCGGGGCAATCCCGAAAGGCGCAGTACAGCCTGTTCGTCGCCTATGTCATTGCGGTGACCGGGGCGGTGGCCGGGCTGTTGCTGGCGATCCTGTCGGTCGTTGACCCCGTCGGCTTCGCCCAATTGCGTGTGGCGAGCCAGGAAATCACCGCGCCCATTGCGCGCGGGACGCGCTCGGTCATCGGGTCGATCTCGGGCATCGACGACACCGTCGGCGCCTATGTCAGTGCAGGCACGCAGAACCGGCGGCTGCGCAAGGAACTAGCCGACACGCGCCGCGAGCTTGTCGCGACCAGTTCGCTGCAGGAAGAAAATCGCCAGCTCAAGACGCTGCTCAAGCTGCAGGAAACCGACAAAACCGCGCTCGCCAACGGCTATCTGCTGACCTCGACCTCGACGAGCAGCAAGCGCATCGCGTTGCTCAGCATCGGTCGCAACCTTGGCGTCGCCGCGGGCCAGCCGGTACGTGGGGCGGATGGACTGATTGGCCGCGTCCTCGGCGCTGGTCCCTCGGTGTCGCAAGTCCTGCTGCTGACCGATGTCGACAATATCGTCCCCGTGCGCCGCGCGCGCGACGGCCTGCCCGCGCTTGCCAGCGGCCGCGGCAATGGCGACCTCGACGTTCGCACGCTGAATATCGCGAACAATCCATTTAAACCGGGCGACATCCTTGTCACTTCGGGCACCGGCGGTCTCTATCCGCCGAACATCCCGGTCGCGATCGTCGTGCGGCGCCAGGATGACGGAGCCCTCGCGCGCCCGCTCGCCGACCCCGGTAAGGTCGATGCGGTATCGGTGCTGCGTCCCTATACCCCCGATAATATCGAAGCACAGGGCCTGCCGGGTCCGGCGACGCCCCCCGCTGTCGCTCCGGCCGTCACCAAAGCGCCATGA